The Archocentrus centrarchus isolate MPI-CPG fArcCen1 chromosome 7, fArcCen1, whole genome shotgun sequence genome window below encodes:
- the birc5b gene encoding baculoviral IAP repeat-containing protein 5b — MASIDVLTTRFHSYDKMYSHDLRKHSFVDWPFREECNCTPEKMAKAGFVHCPSENEPDVASCFFCMIELEGWEPDDDPWSEHVKRSPNCGFLTMKKDFTELTVAEFCHLEKERLKVYIKKVCHKKMAYMREAVDHTLEVLKSQLDSI; from the exons ATGGCGAGCATTGACGTGCTCACAACCAGGTTTCACTCATATGACAAAATGTACAGTCATGATTTACGTAAGCACAGTTTTGTAGACTGGCCATTTAGAGAAGAATGTAACTGCACACCTGAAAAG ATGGCCAAAGCTGGATTTGTCCACTGCCCCAGTGAGAATGAGCCAGATGTTGCCTCCTGCTTCTTCTGTATGATCGAGCTTGAGGGTTGGGAGCCAGATGACGATCCCTG GTCAGAACATGTGAAACGCTCCCCTAACTGTGGCTTCTTAACCATGAAGAAAGACTTCACTGAGCTAACTGTGGCTGAATTCTGTCACCTGGAAAAAGAGAGGCTAAAAGTTTATATT AAAAAGGTCTGTCACAAGAAGATGGCTTATATGAGGGAGGCTGTTGACCACACACTTGAGGTGCTTAAATCTCAGTTGGACTCCATAtga